Genomic window (Chondrocystis sp. NIES-4102):
GTTCTAGTGCTATAGATGATAGTGACAATAACTTAGTACGTTACCGCAATATTAGCGTCTCGCAGACAGATGAGCTTAAATTTAAAGTTATTCATAATTCTAATCCTGATTTGGTTCAGGTAAGCCTCAATCAAGCTGAATTATCCCTAGATTACGCAGATAATCGCAATGGTAGAGCGGAAATTATTATACAAGCTACAGATCTACAAGGTGATTCGGTTGTAGATAGTTTTGATCTTACTGTAGGCAATGTTCAACCCTATCCAACTAATCGAGGTGCAACGATCTATCGCTTTTTAAATAATGATACAGGAGTTCATCTTTATACTGCTTCTAAAATTGAGCGAGACCATATATTGAATAATTTGCCCAATTATAAATTGGAGAGTTTAGCCTATGCCAGTATTGATAATCTCACTGGAAACCCAGCCCCACAAAAGGTTTATCGTTTTTTAAATAAAGACACAGGTACTCATTTGTATACTCTTTCGGAAGTGGAAAAACAAAGTGTGGAGACGAATTTAAAGAACTTTACTTTAGAAACAGAGTCTTTATTTGCATACGCTCAAGCACAACCTAATAGTATTCCTGTCTATCGTTTTTACAATACCCAAACAGGAGCGCATTTTTATACACCCTCAGAAGTAGAAAGAAATGTCGTTGAAGACACTTTACCTAACTATAATCCTGAAGGTATTGCCTATTATGCTTTGCCGATTTAAATTTGATTGTTGCTTACTGTACTTTTGCTTTTATAATTTCCCTTTAAGCCTTGGGGAAGAGATATCAGCAAGCTAATAAGTGGCTCATCTTGATAAAATAGCAGGCGGAAGGAGGATCTTTTCTTAATTATTATCTTTCTAAAGTTAATTCCTCTTTCTTGCCTAAGATACCTTGAGGTCGCCACATCATCAATAACATTAAAATTAAGCCTATCACCATAATCCGAAACGCACCCTCTTGAGAACTATCAAACCAACCTAATTTAGGTAAATAAAACCTGGTTAAAGCATCATATGCCCAAAAGATAATTGCTCCCAATATCGCCCCAGGATTCTTTCCAGCACCACCTAAAACCACCATTGTCCAAACATTAAAGGTAACTAAAGTCTCAAAATTACTAGGATAGATGGTTGTCAATTGCCAAGCATAAAACCCTCCAGCAATTCCTGCGATCGCTCCCCCCAGCATTAATGCCTGAAGTTTATACCAAAATACGTTTTTTCCCAAGGCTCTGGCTATTTCTTCGTCTTCTCTGATGGCTTTTAAAACTCTACCCCAAGGTGATTTTACTAGTAATTCTAGTCCCCAATAGACAATGGCTACCGTTATCAAGACAAGTAGCATTAGTCCTGCTTTATAGTTGTAGTCAAGTAAAGCTATGCAACCATTGATATATACAGTTAAAATAATTCCCAAACCCAAAATTGCCCAGATAATCATGCTCATTCGCTGTTTGGGTTGATAATTTCTACTCTTACTTGCTCTTGCTTCTCTAGGTTGGGAAAGTCTGATACCTTGCCATAATTGCCAAGTCGCAAAGATTGCTAATAAAGTTAAAATGGCAATTAAAATGTATTTCTGGATCACATTAGGCTCAAATAAATCTAAGGGTAGAGGGAAACGCTGAATTCCAAAAGAACCTTTAGTTAACCATTCTTCATTTAAAGCGATTAAACGTAGTAACTCTGATACACCAATGGTTACAATGGCTAGATAATCTTCTCTTAATCTGAGGGTAGACATCCCAATTAATAAGCCTAATAAGGCTGCGATCGCCGAACCGATTAAAATGGCGATAATTAACGGTATTCCTTGCAAACTCAATAGCACAGTAGCATAAGCCCCTACAGTCATAAAGGCAACATGACCAAAATTGATTAGCCCTGCATAACCCCACTGTAAATTTAAACCTAGGGCGAACAAAATATATAAGCCTATATAGATTGTCAAGAAAACTAAATACCCAACCATAAATGTTGATGATGCTGTTAAATACGATTTTGCACCTGATTGTAACTTAGCAATTGATTTACTGAGTTATCTATCTAAGCAAAAATTACATTTAAGCTATATTTGACGCCAACCGCTTTCTATCTGTAAACAGCAAAATCACCCTAGCAGTTAGGTTATAAATAAGTTAATTTATGAAATGCTCAACGCCTAAGTTGACCTGCACTGATTAAACCTTAAGATTGCTAATAAATGAAGGTTAAATGTTTATGATTATCTCCATTACACACTTAAGATTTACAAATTCTCTGCTCAGACGCGAATCTAATTTTATATAACTACTTAATAATACCATAATAACAGATGACCTTAGTACAAACATTACAAGCCGTAGAAGAAACAAAACTACTGACTAAATTATCATCTCAAGAGAAGTTAATATTTATTGGTGAGCCTGAAATACTAATTTATATCCAGAAATTTATTACTAGTAATCAGCTTAGTGATGATCATGATTATTGTGATATTAATCTTAAGGAACTTTCCTTCCCTTCTATACGTTTCTCAAAATATCAAGCAATTATAATTGTAGCTTTGGAAGATGAAAATCATGTATTGGAACAAGTTAAGCATCAATTAGAAAATTTACAATTAAATATACCTATCTTAAGACTGTTTGCTGATATATTTATCAATATTATTTGTCAAAGAGAACTATTGCAGCTAACCATAGATGAGTTACAAAAAGCTAAACTAGCTTATGCTATTTTTACTACTCCCCGTTCAGGCTCTACTTATCTTTGCGAACTTTTACAATCTACTAATATTGCTGGTTATCCTTCAGAGCATTTTCGATTGGCAACTCAAGAATTGGCTCACAATTGCAATTTCGATTATTTTAGACTATTAAATAATTTAATAAAATATCGTTCTACTAAAAATGGTATTTTTGGTACTAAATTTATTTCCCATTTCCTGTTTGAATTACAGCGAACTAAACCTGAGTTTAAAAAACTTTTTGAGTATATTGATAAATTTATTCTGCTAGTGAGGGAAGATAAAATAGCTCAAGCTGTTTCTATAGTTCTGGCTCAGAAAACTAGTGTTTGGCATCTTTACGATAATAGTAAAAAAATGGATTACCAATCAAAGCTGGGAGAGATTAAGATTGATGAAGCCTTGCTTACGGATGTGGAACAAAAATATACAGCTATTATCAATCAAGAAGCTCGTTTAAAGAAAATTTTAGAGAATAATAAAATAAAATCTTTAGAAGTAATTTATGAAGATGTTGTTATAGATCCTAAGTTAGAAGTTAATAAGATTTTAGACTATCTCGAAATTGATAGACCGCAGACAGAAAATATACAAATTAGTTCTAATTTAAAAAAAATGCCTTCGGAGATTTCACAAGAAATTATCCGTCAATTTAAACATAGAAAAAGCCTAATAAAATAAGTAAAATTACTTATAACTCAAGGCAAAGCTCTACTTCTAATCAGGTATTAAAAAACAGTATATTTTAGGTACTGCTGATTTAATACTATATTTCCTTTAAGAAAAAAAGTAATTTTACTCCGCATTTTCCTTGACTATTAACATTACTTATGTGTAAAATAATACTTAATGTTAATTAACTTAAGATAACTTTTTGTAACCTTAAGGCACGGTAACTTAATTCTGAGCAATTTATAACATCTTTAAATAATTACCAGTACATAGGAGATATATAAATACAATGGGAAAGAAAGATTATTTCTTAGAACCTGATGATGCTATGACTATGGGCAACATCAACTATATGAGAAAAGCCATAAGAACTAAAAGGACTTTTCCCAAAACTTTGAAAAATCCAGAAGGCTTCTTTTTAGATAACGAAGTATCTTCAATGGATAACAGGGCTAAAAATAAAAACAGAACTAATCTGTATGAACAAAGCAACACCGCCCAAGATACTACTATGAACACTGTTTTTAGTCCTGTTGCTAGTTCCCAAGGTCAACCTTCCATTACAGGAGGTTCAGCCGTAACTCAAACTAATCCTAATACTTTAAAAGACAATACTAAGCAGATTGCCTCTAACTTTAAATTTGAGCCTGTAAAAACTAATGCACAAGAGCGTCGTAAACAGGACGATGGATTAGATATGTTCCGCAACATGGCTAAAACTATGCGCGGTAAAAGATAAATATTTAGTTTAATCTTCAATAGTAAATAATATTTGGCACGGCGACATAAGTAAAAACCGCCGTGTTTATTTTTTTATTAGTTGTCTTGTTGATATGCTTGCCAAGTTAGTCTTAACAAACTTTTAAAAATTGCAGATGCGACTGTCGCACCACCTTTAATACTATCTACGTAAATTAAAGGAATTGAAGAATTAATTAAACTTGACTTTTGTTCGGAATTAATTAATAAAGGTGCAGTTGCGATCGCTAAACTGGGATTAATAGTTTTATATTTAATTAGTTCAGCCAAAGTTTGTAGAGCAGTCGCATCTTGTCCTACTATAAAAATAGCCTGAGGATGCTTACTCGCTAGAGTTTCTAACCCATAAGCAGTTTTAGTTTTAGTTTTACTTGTTTGTGTTGCTTTAGTAGCAGCGCAATAAACAGGATTACGAAAAGAACCTTGAAGTTTGGGAACAATACTTACTTGGATTTCAGGTACATCAACCACGATGGGACTACAAGCAGTAATTGCAGCAGCCCCTTTAGATAAAGCCCCATTGTTAAACTTTAGGATAGATTCATACTCAAAATCAGCCGTATGATAAATAACCTGACGAATGATTTCGTATTCAGAAGCTTTCAGTTGGCGGTTGCTATGTTCGAGTTGGTGATCAATTACGGCTAAAGAGGAAGCCTCTATAAAATCTAAATTCATAGTAGGTGATTTAATTGATATCTCCATGCTAATATCGTTTATTCTCGGTCTTTCTCTCGCTCATCATCTAATTGGGGATTATCCATTTCCTCTTTAAAACCTCGGATAGTTTTACCAAGCGCGCTACCAATTTCTGGGATTTTTTTTGGCCCAAAAATGAGAATTGCTACCACAGCAATAATTGCTACCTCAGGAACACCTAAACCAAACATAATTAAATCTCCTGCACTAAAATCGATTACGATTAATAGCTATATATATCTATAAAGTTAGTCATCAGTATATCGTTAAAATTACAAACATCTGTGGCTACTAAACCTTATTGCCTAGATTAAAGCGTTTTTATAATTGTAATGTTAGAAACTTCTCAACCTTCTCTGCGTCAAGAACAACACCCCCTAATTCATCGACTCGCTGAACGAATTCTTAATTATTGGCAGAAATATTTACAACTTTCCGCCTATTCTTTACCTGAAGGATTAGGTTATGTTGAGGGCAAATTAGAAGGGGAGAGATTGCGTATTGAAAATCGCTGTTATCAAACTCCTCAGTTTCGTAAAATGCACCTAGAATTAGCTAAGGTGGGCAATAATTTGGATATTCTTCATTGTGTGATGTTTCCCCATCCTGAATATCCCCTGCCGATGTTTGGGTGCGATATCGTAGCTGGTAGAGGCGGAATTAGTGCTGCGATCGCTGATCTTTCTCCCACTACCCCCACTAAAACTTTGTCAACTGGTTATTTAGACCAACTTTCGGCTTTACCTAAGATAGATTTTACAGAATTAAGAGAATTACCCCCCTGGGCTGATATATTTTCACAATACTGTTTGTTTATTCGCCCTCATAATCTTGAGGAGGAACAGAATTTTTTAGAACGTGCTTCTAGTTATTTGCGTATTCATTGTCAAGAGGCGGTTAAGTCTACTCCAGTATCTGTAGAACAACGAGAATTATATTTAGCTGGACAAAGATATTACTGTACTAAGCAACAACAAAATGATAAAACTCGCCGAGTGTTAGAAAAGGCTTTCGGTCAAGAGTGGGCGGATAATTATCTTACTACTGTGCTGTTTGATGTTCCTGAAAATAAGCAAGATGAATCTAAAGACTTGTTGCCTCAGTCTCCTTAGTTATTCAGAGATGATTTAAGACAAGGATGGTGGTAACGGTTATTTAAGTTACTGGATTTTATATGGATATAGCAGATCAGCGCAAAGGTTAGGACAATGGATATTAAACTCACGCAAAGAACTCCTAGTGTGTCATTGGTTTGCTAGACAAATGTATAGTGCTAAGAACTAAGTATTAGGTATTGCACTTAATAGCAATTTTTAAGCATTAGCTGGAAAGATAAAAAGCTCAAATGTCTATCAAAGCTAAAAGCTTAATCTGTCTTAAGTCTCTGATTATTTTCACGTTCTTAGGATAATTAAACATACGCTTTCGTATTGACAGACAATATTAAGATTATTTAAAATAATAACATACGCTCCCGTATTGAAAATAATTGACATTACAAAAACAAGACTGGATTAATGCAGGATGGTTGCTCATGGCAACTCAAGGTGTAGCAGCAGTTAAAGTGGAGGTTTTAGCTCGTCATTTACAGGTAAGTAAAGGTAGTTTTTATTGGCATTTTAAAAACCGTCAAGAATTGCTTGAAGCAATTTTACAGCGTTGGGAAAATGAAACTAGAGAACTAATTGAGCAATCTCAACAAGCAGCCACCCCTAAAGAGCAGCTAATTAAATTATTTAATTTAGTTGAGCAGATGTGTCAGAGTAATCACCCAGATCCCGAAGCAGCTATTTTTATTTGGGCAAATCAAGATCCTAAAATACAACAGCGAGTCAGAATTTTAGAAACTAAAAGAGTAGGTTATTTAACCAAAATATTGCAAGATTATGGCTTTGGGGAAAAAGAAGCTAGACATAGGGCGGAGGTAGGTTACTTTGCTCTGATGGGTTTTTGGGAGCGTTTAGAAAGAGATTCTGAGTTTGATTTAAATATTCAAGAGTTTAATCATTTTTTACTCAATTTACTGTTAACTCCAGTTGAGCAAGTATAACCATCAGTAACACAATTTAAGCATTTAGCAGATTAAAAATGGGTGAATCACGCTTACAAGATAAATTTCGCAAACTACAGCCAAATTACAAGTTAATTATGGCATTAGGTGTGGCTGGATTGGCGTTAGCAGGAATTACCACAACTTATATGCTTAATCGAGGTGTTGCTAAACAAGAAACCACCGAAATAATTAAACCAGAAGCAATTAAAGTAGTTAGCGCATTGGGTAGAATTGAACCTCAAGGACAAATAATTAAGTTAGCACCCACACCAGACTTAGGAGGAGCAAAAATTGCTCAATTATTAGTTAAAGAGGGCGATCGCGTCACTAGAGGACAAACTATTGCACTACTAGATAACTATGGACGTAATCAGGCACAGGTAGAATTAGCACGTCAAGAAATAAAGATAGCGGAGGCGGAAAGAGCAATTATACAAGCAGGGGAGAAACAAGGGGATATAAATGCTCAAGCAGCTAATTTACAAAGAGCAAAAGCTCAGTTAGAAGGGGAAATTGTAGCTAATCAAGCCGAAATCAAAAGATTAGAAGCGCAATTAGTTAGTGAGAAAGCGGAAAAGCAAGCTATTATTGAGAGTCGCACAGCAGAGTTAACTAATGCCAAGCGTGAATTTCAACGGTATCGACAGTTAGCTCAAGAAGGGGTGATTTCCGAGTCGCAATTAGATTCACGTCGTTTAACTCAAGATCAAGCCCAAAAAGCTTTAAATCAAGCCCAGGCTAGCTATAACCTTACCCTCGATACCCTACAACAAGAAATTAACCAAGCCCAAGCAGTTGCAAGACAAAATAGAAACACCTTACAACAACAAGTTAGTGGTGAAACAGCGACTTTAGATAGCGTCAGCGAGGTAAGAGAGGTAGATCTAATTAAAGCCCAGGCGCAGGTAGATAGAGCGATCGCAACTTTACGTCAAGCAGAAGAAGATTTAAAGCTCAGTAGTGTTGTTGCACCTATGGACGGACAAATAATTAAGATTAATAGTTATCCTGGAGAAGTTGTTGACGATGAGGGTGTAGTAGAATTCGCCCAAACAAATAAAATGATGGTAGTTGCGGAAGTTTATGAAAGTGATATTGCTAAAGTAAAAGTTGGACAAACTGCAACAGTTACCAGTGAAACAGGGGCTTTTAATGGCGAAATTACAGGTAAGGTTAGCCAAATTGGTTTAAAAATCGGTAAACAAAATGTTTTGAATACTGATCCTGCTGCGGATGTTGATAGTCGTGTTGTGGAAGTAAAAATCTATCTAGATCCTCTCAATAGCGATCGCGTTGCTCACTTAACTAATTCTAAGGCAATTATTAAAATTAATCTTTAATGTTTCTTAGCTTTTAGCTACTCCTGTCTCCTGACTCCTGACTCCTGACTCCTGACTCCTGACTCCTGACTCCTGACTCCTGACTCCTAGTTTTAGATAATCCACCACCAATCAAAGCTGCGATCGCTTCTGCTAAAATGCTAATTAAACGATATAGCCCTACAGCAGCAATTTCTGTGGGAAACTGTGAATTGTTTAAAAGACTATAAGCAGTGAATTCAAATACTCCCAACCCTCCAGGTGCGCCTGGTACTATTAAACCTAGTAACCAAGCAAAAGCAAAAGCACTAGTTAACTGGGGTATTTGTTGCCAAACTATAGGTTGTAAAGCGGTAAAAGTCAAAATAAAACCTAATCCTCGCCAGATGATAAATCCTATTTCTCCTAAAAAAGGCTTCCAAGGATAGGTAGTTAATTTAATCGTCGTAATTTCTTTTGTCTCGCCTTTACTTTTATTACGGCTTAAACGATGTAATAACTTGTTAAGGATGCGAGGATGAATGCCAATTAAAACTAATACTAAACTGATATTGCCTATAATTTGTAATATTAATGAGATATTAAAAGAAGTCAGGGTAATATTTCCACCACTTACCCACTCAGCAACTTTTTTAAAATATGGAACAATATTACTATAATCGGGAACTATACCCCAATTTAAGCTAATAGCCAATGAACCAATCGCTAATGCTGCTGCTGCCATCAATAATGGCTCTAATACCACACTAACTATGGCTGCGCCTTTATCTCCTCCCCTACTAGTGATAGCTGCTATTCTGCCGTAGAAGTGCCATATATTACCAGGAGAATACTTAGCTAGGTTAGTAGTTAAATAAATGACAATTCCCTCTTGAGTATTTAAAGGCTGTTGAAACATTTTGACAATTTTAGTCCATACCCAAGCAGACCAAATATGAGCAACAATAGTTATTAACAATGCTACAGCTAAAACAACTCCCCCTTGGGCATCTATTTTAAGGGTAAGAACTTCTGAGAAACGATCCTTAATAGTTTTTGCCAGAAAAAACCAGACTATTCCTAAAACAAACCAACGAATGTATGGTTTAATCCGAACAAAAACTTGTTTCATCAATTACATAAAATTTAGACTATATCGGGGTTGTGTCAAATTCCTATAATTTCTCAACTCTTTCTAAAGCTTTAATTGCTGCTTCCCAATCAGGCTTTATATTAGCAGCTTTCTGATAATATTCCCTAGCTAAGGTATATTCACCCAAATATTCGGAAACAGAACCTTTACCAAACCAAGCTTCATGATAACTCGGATTAATTGCCAAGGCGCGATCATAAGATTCAAGGGCTTGAGAATATAGTTTGCTAGCTTTTTGAGCATTTCCTAAACCTATTAGGGCTGGGAGATATTGTGGTTTTACCTCCAAAGCTTCTTCATAAGCTGCGATCGCACTTTGATAATCATCTTGCTGATAATATAGTTTACCTAAGTTGTTCCAAGAGACAAAACTTCTGGCAAAATCAAGCTCGATCGCTTTTTTGAAATTAAAAATTGCTTTTTGAGGCTGATTTAAACCTATATAGGCTTCCCCACGATTGTTCCATAACCAGACATTATTAGGAGCAATTTTAATAGCTTGATCATAGGCTGCGATCGCCGATT
Coding sequences:
- a CDS encoding inner-membrane translocator, which encodes MVGYLVFLTIYIGLYILFALGLNLQWGYAGLINFGHVAFMTVGAYATVLLSLQGIPLIIAILIGSAIAALLGLLIGMSTLRLREDYLAIVTIGVSELLRLIALNEEWLTKGSFGIQRFPLPLDLFEPNVIQKYILIAILTLLAIFATWQLWQGIRLSQPREARASKSRNYQPKQRMSMIIWAILGLGIILTVYINGCIALLDYNYKAGLMLLVLITVAIVYWGLELLVKSPWGRVLKAIREDEEIARALGKNVFWYKLQALMLGGAIAGIAGGFYAWQLTTIYPSNFETLVTFNVWTMVVLGGAGKNPGAILGAIIFWAYDALTRFYLPKLGWFDSSQEGAFRIMVIGLILMLLMMWRPQGILGKKEELTLER
- the cbiC2 gene encoding precorrin-8X methylmutase; protein product: MNLDFIEASSLAVIDHQLEHSNRQLKASEYEIIRQVIYHTADFEYESILKFNNGALSKGAAAITACSPIVVDVPEIQVSIVPKLQGSFRNPVYCAATKATQTSKTKTKTAYGLETLASKHPQAIFIVGQDATALQTLAELIKYKTINPSLAIATAPLLINSEQKSSLINSSIPLIYVDSIKGGATVASAIFKSLLRLTWQAYQQDN
- a CDS encoding putative twin-arginine translocation protein TatA/E, whose translation is MFGLGVPEVAIIAVVAILIFGPKKIPEIGSALGKTIRGFKEEMDNPQLDDEREKDRE
- a CDS encoding ferredoxin-dependent bilin reductase, which gives rise to MLETSQPSLRQEQHPLIHRLAERILNYWQKYLQLSAYSLPEGLGYVEGKLEGERLRIENRCYQTPQFRKMHLELAKVGNNLDILHCVMFPHPEYPLPMFGCDIVAGRGGISAAIADLSPTTPTKTLSTGYLDQLSALPKIDFTELRELPPWADIFSQYCLFIRPHNLEEEQNFLERASSYLRIHCQEAVKSTPVSVEQRELYLAGQRYYCTKQQQNDKTRRVLEKAFGQEWADNYLTTVLFDVPENKQDESKDLLPQSP
- a CDS encoding transcriptional regulator encodes the protein MATQGVAAVKVEVLARHLQVSKGSFYWHFKNRQELLEAILQRWENETRELIEQSQQAATPKEQLIKLFNLVEQMCQSNHPDPEAAIFIWANQDPKIQQRVRILETKRVGYLTKILQDYGFGEKEARHRAEVGYFALMGFWERLERDSEFDLNIQEFNHFLLNLLLTPVEQV
- a CDS encoding DevB family ABC exporter membrane fusion protein; this encodes MGESRLQDKFRKLQPNYKLIMALGVAGLALAGITTTYMLNRGVAKQETTEIIKPEAIKVVSALGRIEPQGQIIKLAPTPDLGGAKIAQLLVKEGDRVTRGQTIALLDNYGRNQAQVELARQEIKIAEAERAIIQAGEKQGDINAQAANLQRAKAQLEGEIVANQAEIKRLEAQLVSEKAEKQAIIESRTAELTNAKREFQRYRQLAQEGVISESQLDSRRLTQDQAQKALNQAQASYNLTLDTLQQEINQAQAVARQNRNTLQQQVSGETATLDSVSEVREVDLIKAQAQVDRAIATLRQAEEDLKLSSVVAPMDGQIIKINSYPGEVVDDEGVVEFAQTNKMMVVAEVYESDIAKVKVGQTATVTSETGAFNGEITGKVSQIGLKIGKQNVLNTDPAADVDSRVVEVKIYLDPLNSDRVAHLTNSKAIIKINL